One Rubripirellula amarantea DNA segment encodes these proteins:
- a CDS encoding ATP-grasp domain-containing protein has product MGFHENNSAGKSRFLMLGGGEGWHANQLRQACQVRGCELELATYQSLAGSVQGDGVTITCAHGDVRNFDAVLTRTMPAGSLEQITFRLATLHHLQKVNSRIINSPRSLEIAIDKFASLAVVASLGCRVPSTRVVQSRREAMDAYAELGGDCVVKPIFGGEGFGVMRVSDPELARTTFATLDQLGCVMYVQAFVPPGGADTRLLKIGDEVISLRRTNAGDFRTNRTHGGTAERVETQSWHRDLAFRVCNEIGLTIASVDLIDCQTDGYRVIEVNGIPGWQGAQSACDVSIAGLIIDTLLSTETLVAS; this is encoded by the coding sequence ATGGGCTTTCACGAGAACAACAGCGCGGGGAAGTCTCGCTTTTTAATGCTCGGTGGCGGCGAAGGCTGGCACGCGAATCAACTTCGTCAAGCCTGCCAAGTCCGTGGTTGCGAATTAGAACTGGCAACTTATCAATCCTTGGCTGGCTCGGTTCAAGGCGATGGAGTGACGATCACGTGCGCGCATGGCGACGTCCGCAATTTTGACGCGGTGCTGACGCGGACAATGCCCGCCGGATCACTCGAACAGATTACGTTTCGATTGGCGACGCTGCATCACCTGCAAAAGGTCAACTCGCGCATCATCAACTCCCCTCGTTCGCTCGAGATCGCGATCGACAAATTTGCATCGCTTGCTGTCGTGGCCTCACTCGGTTGCCGTGTCCCCTCGACACGTGTCGTGCAATCTCGACGTGAGGCGATGGACGCGTATGCTGAACTCGGTGGCGACTGCGTTGTCAAACCTATCTTCGGCGGGGAAGGGTTCGGTGTCATGCGAGTTTCCGACCCTGAATTGGCCAGGACGACGTTCGCGACTCTCGATCAACTTGGTTGCGTCATGTACGTGCAAGCCTTTGTGCCGCCGGGCGGAGCGGACACGAGACTACTAAAGATCGGCGACGAAGTCATTTCGCTGCGGCGTACCAACGCTGGCGATTTCCGCACCAACCGCACCCACGGCGGAACAGCCGAGCGCGTCGAGACTCAATCATGGCATCGCGACCTTGCGTTTCGCGTCTGTAACGAGATTGGTCTGACAATCGCGTCGGTTGATTTGATCGATTGCCAAACGGATGGCTACCGAGTGATTGAAGTCAATGGAATTCCCGGTTGGCAAGGTGCTCAATCAGCCTGCGACGTCTCGATCGCCGGATTGATCATCGACACACTGCTTTCAACCGAAACGTTGGTAGCGTCATGA
- the def gene encoding peptide deformylase encodes MQLSVITYPHPTLRIKSKPIRRVDAELKEIVAQMFELMYEHKGVGLAANQVDLPLRLFVANPAGEKGEGEEFVIINPELQLPKGNETSQEGCLSLPGLYGQVKRPKSIRLSAYDLQGNPIEGTFDGFLGRIFQHENDHLDGVMFFDRMSAEARRDLEDAMDTLETDFRSKQGTGSIPDDETLVKRLSTWHEKYT; translated from the coding sequence ATGCAACTGAGCGTTATCACCTATCCCCATCCGACTCTGCGGATCAAAAGTAAGCCCATCCGCCGCGTTGATGCCGAGCTCAAAGAGATTGTCGCTCAGATGTTCGAGCTGATGTACGAACACAAAGGCGTGGGGCTGGCGGCAAACCAAGTCGACTTGCCGCTGCGGTTGTTCGTGGCTAATCCGGCCGGCGAAAAGGGAGAGGGCGAGGAGTTTGTGATCATCAATCCTGAACTCCAATTGCCCAAAGGAAATGAAACTTCCCAGGAAGGTTGCTTGAGTCTTCCCGGGCTCTACGGTCAAGTCAAACGCCCCAAGTCGATTCGGCTCAGTGCTTATGACCTGCAAGGAAACCCGATCGAAGGCACCTTTGATGGGTTCCTGGGGCGAATTTTTCAGCATGAAAACGATCACCTCGATGGCGTCATGTTTTTTGACCGAATGAGTGCCGAGGCCCGGCGTGATCTGGAAGATGCAATGGATACGTTGGAAACGGATTTTCGATCCAAGCAGGGCACGGGTTCGATTCCCGATGACGAAACGCTCGTCAAACGCTTAAGCACTTGGCACGAAAAGTACACCTAA
- a CDS encoding methionyl-tRNA formyltransferase, with amino-acid sequence MASERLKLVVMGTGPFAVPSFNALLDHDIRLVVTRPAPPVKSRGGPPPSPVRDWAVHNTLPVFDPVSINDPDSIETVAKEQPDLLVVCDYGQILKPAALAVARLGCINLHGSLLPAYRGAAPVQWAMLNGDPVTGVSVIHMTPRLDGGPVLCTRETPISDDEDAGQLEERLSAIGVEATLEAVAMLQSWDGQSDIGVPQDPSRVSKAPRLSKADGEIDWGRSGREISCHVRGMSPWPVAFTFFRSHPEKPPIRLAVKSVRLTDQTSEGFHSGEIVKTEAGYLVATGDLMVELISIVPAGKREMSADAFFRGHQPSEGSRLFSL; translated from the coding sequence ATGGCTTCAGAGCGATTGAAATTGGTGGTGATGGGCACCGGACCGTTCGCGGTTCCGTCCTTCAACGCATTGTTGGATCACGATATTCGTTTAGTTGTTACTCGCCCTGCTCCACCGGTCAAAAGTCGTGGCGGACCGCCTCCGTCACCCGTCCGTGATTGGGCGGTTCACAACACCTTGCCGGTGTTTGATCCCGTCAGCATTAACGATCCCGATTCGATTGAGACGGTCGCCAAAGAGCAGCCTGACTTGCTTGTTGTCTGCGACTATGGGCAAATCCTTAAGCCTGCCGCGCTGGCGGTTGCTCGACTCGGTTGTATCAACTTACACGGATCCCTGCTTCCCGCTTATCGCGGAGCCGCCCCGGTTCAATGGGCGATGCTCAATGGCGACCCGGTTACGGGAGTCTCGGTGATTCACATGACGCCTCGGCTCGATGGCGGTCCCGTGCTTTGCACGCGTGAAACGCCCATTAGCGATGACGAAGACGCTGGGCAATTGGAAGAGCGTTTGTCGGCGATTGGTGTCGAAGCGACCTTAGAAGCCGTTGCCATGTTGCAATCTTGGGATGGCCAATCGGATATCGGAGTGCCACAAGATCCCAGTCGGGTCAGCAAGGCGCCGCGATTGAGTAAAGCCGATGGCGAGATTGATTGGGGGCGATCGGGGCGTGAGATCAGTTGTCATGTGCGAGGCATGAGCCCCTGGCCCGTTGCCTTTACGTTCTTTAGGTCGCATCCCGAGAAGCCACCGATCCGCTTGGCAGTAAAGTCCGTTCGATTGACTGACCAGACCAGCGAGGGCTTTCACAGTGGAGAAATCGTCAAAACGGAAGCCGGTTACTTGGTCGCCACAGGTGATCTGATGGTCGAGTTGATTAGCATCGTCCCAGCTGGAAAGCGCGAGATGTCAGCAGACGCGTTCTTTCGCGGGCATCAGCCGAGTGAAGGATCGAGGCTGTTTTCGCTGTAA
- the mch gene encoding methenyltetrahydromethanopterin cyclohydrolase, whose translation MNDQPTYELSINSQAASLFDVLSDIKDEIGCETQEIEGARILDAGVHTHGSVAAGLGLAGLCMGDLANIEIQPADPDRYATTNAVYVQTDHPLHACLGAQYAGWPVQSDDFFAMGSGPMRLARGREEMLGELELTETGSPVVGVLESDSLPTASAIKLIAEQCQVETSELRIAVAPTSTIAGSLQVVARSIETALHKLHELKFDVRTIISATGHAPLPPPAKPGDMASGIGRTNDAMLYGATVTLWVDADDEAIEAVASQVPSETSKDHGRPFKDVFKDYGYDFYKVDPMLFSPAVVMIHSLRTGRSWHHGKLYSDVLRQSFFG comes from the coding sequence ATGAACGATCAACCGACTTATGAATTAAGCATTAACTCCCAGGCCGCTTCACTATTTGATGTCCTCAGCGACATTAAGGATGAAATCGGTTGCGAGACCCAGGAAATCGAGGGAGCCCGCATTCTGGACGCGGGCGTCCACACTCACGGATCCGTTGCTGCTGGATTGGGGCTTGCTGGACTGTGCATGGGTGACCTCGCCAACATCGAAATTCAACCTGCAGATCCGGATCGCTATGCGACCACTAATGCGGTCTACGTCCAGACCGATCATCCGCTGCATGCCTGCTTGGGTGCCCAATACGCTGGCTGGCCTGTGCAATCGGATGACTTCTTTGCCATGGGCAGCGGTCCAATGCGATTGGCCCGCGGTCGCGAGGAAATGCTCGGCGAACTTGAGTTAACAGAAACCGGTAGCCCCGTGGTGGGCGTTTTAGAATCCGACTCGCTTCCCACCGCTTCGGCTATCAAATTGATCGCCGAACAGTGTCAGGTCGAAACGAGCGAATTGCGAATCGCGGTCGCCCCTACCAGCACTATCGCTGGTTCGTTGCAGGTCGTTGCACGCAGCATCGAAACCGCACTTCACAAGTTGCACGAGTTGAAGTTTGACGTTCGAACCATTATTTCCGCCACCGGACATGCTCCGTTGCCACCACCGGCCAAACCGGGCGACATGGCTAGTGGCATTGGACGTACTAACGATGCCATGCTTTATGGCGCCACGGTGACCTTATGGGTTGACGCCGACGATGAAGCGATCGAAGCCGTCGCGTCGCAGGTCCCCAGCGAAACATCGAAGGATCACGGTCGTCCGTTCAAAGACGTTTTCAAAGACTACGGCTACGATTTCTACAAAGTCGACCCGATGCTGTTTTCGCCTGCCGTGGTGATGATTCACAGCTTACGAACCGGAAGAAGCTGGCATCACGGAAAACTCTATTCCGACGTCCTTCGCCAATCTTTTTTTGGGTAA
- a CDS encoding fatty acid CoA ligase family protein, producing the protein MSKDFEQPEIDGNVASRLKILSTLMPGAIAIAEPSGPPRDDTTRDYSITTFGALDEETTKVAKGLVGWGVKPGMRIVMLVPFGADFIKLTFALLKAGVQVVLIDPGMSKRHLIQCLADAKPDGFMAIPKAQAIRTVLRTKFPTAIWNVTVGRRYFWGGQTLSRIKSLGSESTDQIELPKRERSDPAAVIFTTGSTGPPKGVQYTHGTFHAQIDLIRERYDIHRGSRDLACFPLFGLFDAVMGVTTVIPDMDPTKPAKVNPRRLAEAAAQWECDQAFGSPALWNTVVRWADQNNFTNPFPTLQRILSAGAPVPAVTLEKLRRLVHPDANIQTPYGATEALPIASIESREIIAETGPAAAKGKGVCVGNRFDGVNWKVIEISDDPIESMDQVTEKASGKIGELMVSGPMVTTQYVVRDDQNRFHKVRDGDRVWHRMGDVGYLDSRDRFWFCGRKSHRVVVGDRTLFTVPIEAVFNNHPAVYRSALVPRGQRPHQTPVVLVELHPEHIPTTREAKQTLMAELQDLASRNPLTMRIDEIIIRDEPLPTDIRHNSKIFREKLALP; encoded by the coding sequence ATGAGTAAAGATTTCGAGCAACCCGAGATCGATGGCAACGTTGCCTCGCGCTTAAAGATCTTGTCGACGTTGATGCCCGGAGCCATCGCGATCGCCGAACCCAGCGGCCCACCACGTGATGACACCACTCGCGACTATTCGATCACAACCTTCGGTGCACTCGATGAAGAAACCACGAAAGTAGCCAAGGGGCTTGTTGGCTGGGGCGTCAAACCAGGAATGAGGATCGTGATGTTGGTGCCCTTTGGTGCCGACTTTATCAAACTGACCTTTGCACTGCTGAAAGCGGGCGTGCAAGTCGTCTTGATCGATCCTGGAATGAGCAAGCGGCACTTGATCCAATGTCTCGCCGACGCCAAGCCCGATGGCTTCATGGCGATACCCAAAGCCCAAGCGATCCGAACGGTTTTGCGGACGAAGTTCCCCACGGCAATTTGGAACGTCACTGTTGGACGCAGGTATTTCTGGGGCGGACAAACGTTGTCGCGCATCAAGAGCCTTGGCAGCGAATCAACGGATCAAATTGAACTACCGAAGCGAGAGCGATCTGATCCGGCGGCCGTGATCTTTACGACCGGCTCCACCGGACCTCCCAAGGGCGTCCAGTACACGCATGGAACGTTCCATGCCCAAATCGACCTCATTCGCGAACGCTACGACATCCACCGCGGTTCGCGAGACTTGGCGTGCTTTCCGCTGTTCGGTTTGTTTGATGCCGTGATGGGAGTAACGACTGTGATCCCTGACATGGACCCCACCAAACCGGCCAAAGTCAATCCGCGACGACTCGCCGAAGCAGCCGCCCAATGGGAATGTGACCAGGCGTTCGGATCACCCGCGCTATGGAACACGGTTGTTCGCTGGGCCGATCAAAATAACTTCACCAACCCATTCCCAACGCTGCAACGAATTCTATCGGCCGGCGCACCGGTACCCGCCGTCACGCTCGAAAAACTGCGCCGCCTTGTGCATCCCGATGCCAACATCCAAACGCCCTATGGCGCGACAGAGGCACTGCCGATCGCATCGATCGAATCTCGCGAAATCATCGCGGAAACTGGCCCCGCCGCTGCCAAAGGCAAAGGCGTTTGCGTCGGCAATCGCTTCGATGGTGTGAATTGGAAGGTGATTGAAATCTCCGACGATCCTATCGAGTCCATGGACCAGGTCACCGAGAAAGCATCCGGCAAAATTGGCGAACTGATGGTGTCGGGCCCGATGGTGACGACTCAGTACGTTGTTCGCGACGATCAAAACCGTTTTCACAAAGTTCGAGACGGGGATCGAGTTTGGCACCGCATGGGCGATGTGGGTTACCTCGACAGTCGAGATCGTTTTTGGTTCTGCGGTCGCAAGTCACATCGCGTTGTCGTTGGTGATCGAACCCTTTTCACCGTGCCTATCGAAGCCGTTTTCAACAACCATCCAGCCGTCTATCGGTCGGCACTTGTACCACGTGGCCAACGTCCCCACCAAACCCCCGTGGTCTTAGTCGAACTGCACCCCGAACATATCCCAACGACGCGGGAGGCAAAACAAACGTTGATGGCTGAGTTACAGGACCTTGCGTCTCGCAATCCGCTGACCATGCGAATCGATGAGATCATCATTCGCGACGAACCCCTGCCGACCGACATCCGGCACAACAGCAAGATCTTCCGCGAGAAGTTGGCGTTGCCTTAA
- the dnaG gene encoding DNA primase, producing MSSILDFDLKERVRSSVDILDVISATLEVQPQGRNFVARCPWHNDRRPSMTINQERQTWKCWPCDIGGDVFSFVMRRDGVDFPTAMRTLADVAGIPIEQYTGGKKTTPGSPDDRDTLFAAMKLVADEYFDLLDDPRTDDAKIARDYLASRGVNDENRKRFRIGFSPDSWDHAVKLLKDNKFSGEVAHACGVASAKQSGQGFVDMFRGRLMFPIFDLQNRPIALGGRLIPEIAARHGDKAGGKYINGRETMLFRKSKQLYGLQLAREAIRSQGQVMVMEGYTDVVAARQSGVEPVVAVLGTALTPDHVKILKRFAERVVLVLDGDTAGQKRADEVLELFIGESVDLRVLTLPEGSDPADYIGEFGRESFEQIVAKAPDALDHKLNRLTEGVDFKNDTHAVTKAVDTMLKIVAKAPEGLRVDQLMTRLSDSFNFRVERLEQRLATLRTEARNRGRAQRIAPPVKELTQAPQRIVYEKLPPLSGLDLHLFETLIEQPDLAASAVEAIDPDWLTSITAKMLLSAYQDLDLRAMPLDGKSLLTMIENEPLKNALVTLLTRVDERSGQRVDTPEQRYADILTRYSEREKSREIASVVHGMLGESEEDALLRKLFDEEALRQQNRPK from the coding sequence TTGTCGTCGATTTTGGATTTCGATCTGAAAGAGCGAGTGCGGTCATCAGTCGACATTCTCGACGTGATCAGCGCGACGCTCGAAGTCCAGCCGCAGGGTCGCAATTTCGTCGCTCGTTGCCCCTGGCATAACGACCGTCGACCTTCGATGACGATCAACCAGGAACGGCAAACGTGGAAGTGTTGGCCCTGTGACATTGGTGGGGATGTCTTCAGTTTCGTAATGCGTCGTGATGGAGTCGATTTTCCCACAGCGATGCGGACGTTGGCGGATGTCGCTGGCATTCCCATCGAGCAGTACACCGGTGGAAAAAAAACGACGCCCGGGTCGCCCGACGACCGCGACACGCTTTTTGCCGCCATGAAGTTGGTGGCTGATGAGTACTTCGATTTGCTCGACGATCCTAGGACGGACGATGCGAAAATCGCTCGCGATTATTTGGCATCTCGGGGCGTGAACGACGAAAATCGAAAGCGATTTCGAATCGGTTTCTCGCCCGATTCATGGGACCACGCGGTGAAGTTGCTAAAGGACAACAAGTTTTCCGGTGAAGTCGCCCATGCTTGCGGCGTCGCATCGGCAAAGCAGTCCGGTCAAGGTTTCGTCGACATGTTCCGTGGCCGATTGATGTTTCCGATTTTCGATCTGCAAAATCGGCCGATCGCGTTGGGCGGTCGACTGATTCCCGAGATCGCCGCTCGCCATGGTGACAAAGCCGGCGGGAAGTACATCAACGGACGCGAAACGATGTTGTTTCGTAAATCGAAGCAGCTTTACGGATTGCAGCTTGCCCGCGAAGCCATTCGAAGCCAAGGCCAAGTGATGGTCATGGAAGGCTACACCGACGTGGTGGCCGCCCGACAATCCGGCGTCGAGCCTGTTGTGGCGGTGCTGGGGACGGCGTTGACTCCCGACCACGTTAAGATTCTCAAGCGATTCGCCGAGCGAGTGGTCCTCGTGCTCGATGGTGATACTGCGGGGCAAAAACGAGCGGATGAAGTGCTGGAACTGTTCATTGGCGAAAGCGTCGATTTAAGAGTGCTAACGCTTCCCGAAGGCAGCGATCCGGCGGACTACATCGGCGAATTCGGACGCGAATCGTTTGAACAGATTGTCGCGAAGGCACCCGATGCGCTCGATCACAAGCTCAACCGACTGACCGAGGGAGTGGACTTTAAGAACGACACGCATGCTGTGACCAAAGCGGTGGACACGATGTTGAAGATCGTCGCCAAAGCTCCCGAAGGATTGCGTGTCGACCAGCTTATGACACGGCTTTCCGATAGCTTTAACTTTCGCGTTGAGCGTTTAGAACAGCGATTGGCGACCTTGCGCACTGAGGCTCGTAATCGTGGTCGAGCTCAACGCATTGCGCCGCCGGTCAAGGAACTCACTCAAGCACCACAGCGCATTGTTTATGAAAAACTACCGCCGTTATCAGGGCTGGATTTGCATCTTTTCGAAACGCTTATTGAGCAACCCGATTTGGCCGCCAGCGCGGTGGAGGCGATTGATCCCGATTGGTTGACCAGCATCACGGCGAAGATGTTGTTATCGGCTTACCAGGACTTGGACCTTCGCGCGATGCCGCTCGATGGAAAGAGCCTTTTAACGATGATCGAGAACGAACCACTCAAGAATGCGTTGGTGACTCTCCTAACACGTGTGGATGAAAGATCTGGACAACGAGTCGATACACCGGAGCAACGATACGCTGATATCTTGACTCGATATAGCGAACGAGAAAAGTCACGCGAGATCGCAAGTGTCGTTCATGGAATGTTGGGCGAGAGTGAAGAAGATGCGTTGTTGCGAAAGCTGTTTGATGAAGAAGCACTGCGCCAGCAAAACCGTCCGAAATAG